In the Helianthus annuus cultivar XRQ/B chromosome 11, HanXRQr2.0-SUNRISE, whole genome shotgun sequence genome, one interval contains:
- the LOC110890646 gene encoding two-component response regulator ORR9 has protein sequence MGLIAISETPLHVLAVDDSNLDRKLIERLLKTFSYHVTAVDSGSKALEFLGLKDVEKMEKISSFSPNPEVEVNMVITDYCMPGMTGFELLKKIKESKSLKDIPVVIMSSDNIPARINRCLEEGAEEFFLKPVRLSDVGKLKPYLSKNERKTTEEEECVSNDSSRATYNDDHNDDDDEVEASTDEDEQIQMLRKTIEEQCVLNDISRAMHNDDHKDDDDEVEAWSDEDEQTQRFSKDQSC, from the exons ATGGGTCTCATTGCTATCTCTGAAACACCTCTTCATGTTCTTGCTGTTGATGACAGCAATCTTGACAGGAAGCTCATAGAGCGCCTCTTGAAAACCTTTTCTTATCATG TTACTGCTGTGGATTCTGGAAGTAAGGCTTTGGAGTTTCTGGGTCTCAAAGATGTTGAAAAGATGGAAAAGATTTCATCTTTTTCTCCTAATCCA GAAGTGGAGGTGAACATGGTTATTACGGATTATTGTATGCCTGGGATGACTGGTTTTGAACTCTTGAAGAAGATCAAG GAATCAAAATCATTGAAAGACATACCAGTTGTGATCATGTCTTCTGATAATATTCCGGCAAGGATAAATAG ATGCTTAGAAGAAGGAGCTGAAGAGTTCTTCCTCAAACCGGTGCGATTGTCAGATGTTGGGAAGCTGAAACCTTATTTGTCGAAGAACGAGAGGAAGACAACCGAGGAGGAAGAATGTGTTTCAAATGACAGCTCCAGAGCAACGTACAATGATGATCataatgatgacgatgatgaggTGGAAGCATCGACCGATGAAGATGAACAAATACAGATGTTGAGGAAGACAATTGAGGAACAATGTGTTTTAAACGACATCTCTAGAGCAATGCACAATGATGATcataaagatgatgatgatgaggtgGAAGCATGGTCCGATGAAGATGAACAAACACAGCGGTTTTCTAAGGATCAATCTTGCTGA